From one Asterias amurensis chromosome 14, ASM3211899v1 genomic stretch:
- the LOC139947182 gene encoding uncharacterized protein, producing the protein MALCWCALVITFAVFLPFLTAAGFIDTPGNVTVHVGETAILQCSVDPNNFQKVMIMYWYKSTIHIGLYVTIGESVREEGIDAERYSLDTSNVGGVFTYNLRITNAEVADSGQYQCRATDPDGTRRTEPGILTVVQETNNETMSCSIYPEAPTLGQTVTFSCIAPRGISPDMLTWWMDGTVQIQPEANLTNGHGISFVKTLTEADNFAEFTCLVGSSFSTTRNGMNCSVTPLAVPIRAEVTPSVLNAVIDGNATFRCRGTAIPSVQRYRWLYGLGDSTIKISESNGRFSVVNNEDSSTFTITRLTAEDNRMMVRCVVQNAITTTFDLAELHVSTTRMEFTSQQKTSPVAQTLEVSSLSTTIATETKTEHTSGTFISAELHLSTTQIPTQQPTTPAAKTDGVSLLSTTIARNQERTSGTSGTFRSAQLHVSTTQIPTQQPTTPAAKTDEVSSLSTTIARNQDRTSGTSGTFRSAELHLSTTILSTTQIPTQQPTTLAAKTDEVSSLSTTIARNQDSTSVTSGTFSSAELHLSTTQIPTQQPTTPAAKTDEVSSLNTTIARNQDRTSGTTGTGFIDTPGNVTVHVGETAILQCSVDTNNFQKFMIMFWYKSTIHDGFYVAIGESVRAKGIGAEKYSLDTSNVGGVFTYNLRITNAEVADSGQYQCRATERDGTRRTEPGSLTVVQETNNETMSCSIYPETPTLGQTITFSCIAPRDISPDMLTWTDGTFQIIQPEANLTNEHGISFVKTLAEADNFAEFTCLVGSSFSTTRNGMNCSVTPLAVPIRAVVTPSVLNAVIAGNATFRCRGTAIPSVQRYRWLYGSGDSTIKISKSKGRFSVVNNGDSSTFTITRLTAEDNNMMVRCVVQNAITKTFDLAELRINYSSGS; encoded by the coding sequence ATGGCGTTGTGTTGGTGTGCTCTTGTCATTACATTCGCCGTGTTTTTGCCGTTTTTGACAGCAGCTGGTTTTATCGACACACCCGGTAATGTGACTGTTCATGTCGGTGAAACTGCCATTCTGCAATGCTCGGTGGATCCTAACAACTTTCAAAAAGTAATGATAATGTATTGGTACAAGTCAACTATACACATCGGTTTGTATGTTACGATTGGCGAGTCTGTTCGGGAGGAAGGAATCGATGCAGAAAGATACTCTCTGGACACCAGTAACGTCGGTGGTGTCTTTACATATAACCTAAGGATTACCAATGCAGAAGTAGCTGACTCTGGCCAGTACCAGTGTAGGGCTACTGACCCAGACGGGACAAGGCGCACGGAACCCGGCATTCTCACTGTGGTGCAAGAAACTAACAACGAAACTATGAGTTGCAGTATCTACCCCGAGGCCCCAACTCTCGGACAGACCGTCACCTTCTCTTGCATCGCGCCAAGAGGCATCTCCCCTGACATGCTGACGTGGTGGATGGACGGTACGGTTCAGATCCAACCAGAGGCCAACCTGACCAATGGACACGGCATCTCGTTTGTCAAGACTCTTACCGAAGCGGACAACTTTGCTGAGTTCACCTGCCTAGTTGGGTCATCATTTTCAACAACACGGAACGGCATGAACTGCAGCGTGACACCTCTTGCTGTTCCCATACGGGCCGAAGTCACCCCGAGCGTCCTGAACGCCGTCATTGATGGCAATGCGACGTTCCGATGCCGTGGAACGGCCATCCCATCGGTACAGAGGTATCGATGGCTGTATGGATTAGGAGATAGTACCATCAAGATATCTGAGAGTAATGGAAGGTTCTCTGTTGTGAATAACGAAGACTCGTCTACTTTTACCATCACGAGACTAACTGCAGAGGACAACAGAATGATGGTGCGTTGCGTCGTTCAGAATGCGATAACAACGACTTTTGACTTAGCGGAACTACATGTATCGACGACGCGAATGGAGTTCACAAGTCAACAGAAAACATCCCCAGTAGCACAGACCCTTGAAGTCTCTTCACTAAGTACTACGATCGCCACGGAAACCAAGACAGAACATACTAGTGGGACTTTTATATCGGCGGAACTACACTTATCAACAACCCAAATCCCGACTCAACAGCCAACAACCCCGGCAGCAAAGACTGATGGGGTCTCTTTACTCAGTACTACGATCGCCAGAAACCAAGAGAGAACATCAGGGACTAGTGGGACTTTTAGATCGGCGCAACTACACGTGTCAACTACTCAAATCCCGACTCAACAGCCAACAACCCCTGCAGCAAAGACTGATGAGGTCTCCTCACTGAGTACTACGATCGCCAGAAACCAAGACAGAACATCAGGGACTAGTGGGACTTTTAGATCGGCGGAACTACACTTATCAACAACCATCCTGTCAACAACCCAAATCCCAACTCAACAGCCAACAACCCTGGCAGCAAAGACTGATGAGGTCTCTTCACTGAGTACTACGATCGCCAGAAACCAAGACAGCACGTCGGTGACTAGTGGGACTTTTAGCTCGGCGGAACTACACTTATCAACAACCCAAATCCCGACTCAACAGCCAACAACCCCGGCAGCAAAGACTGATGAAGTCTCTTCACTCAATACTACGATCGCCAGAAACCAAGACAGAACATCAGGGACTACGGGCACGGGTTTTATCGACACACCCGGCAATGTGACTGTTCATGTCGGTGAAACTGCCATTCTGCAATGCTCGGTGGATACTAACAACTTTCAAAAGTTTATGATAATGTTTTGGTACAAGTCAACGATACACGACGGTTTTTATGTTGCGATTGGCGAGTCTGTTCGGGCGAAAGGAATCGGTGCAGAAAAATACTCTCTGGACACCAGTAACGTCGGTGGTGTCTTTACATATAACCTAAGGATTACCAATGCAGAAGTCGCTGACTCTGGCCAGTACCAATGTAGGGCTACTGAACGAGACGGGACAAGGCGCACGGAACCCGGCAGTCTCACTGTGGTGCAAGAAACTAACAACGAAACTATGAGTTGCAGTATCTACCCCGAGACCCCAACTCTCGGGCAGACCATCACCTTCTCTTGCATCGCTCCAAGAGACATCTCCCCTGACATGCTGACGTGGACGGACGGTACGTTTCAGATTATCCAACCAGAGGCCAACCTGACCAATGAACACGGCATCTCGTTTGTCAAGACTCTTGCCGAAGCGGACAACTTTGCTGAGTTTACCTGCCTAGTTGGGTCATCATTTTCAACAACACGGAACGGCATGAACTGCAGCGTGACACCTCTTGCTGTGCCCATACGGGCCGTAGTCACCCCGAGCGTCCTGAACGCCGTCATTGCGGGCAATGCGACGTTCCGATGCCGTGGAACGGCCATCCCATCGGTGCAGAGGTATCGATGGCTGTACGGATCGGGAGATAGTACCATCAAGATATCTAAGAGTAAGGGAAGGTTCTCTGTTGTGAATAACGGAGACTCATCTACTTTTACCATCACGAGGCTAACTGCAGAGGACAACAACATGATGGTGCGTTGCGTCGTTCAGAACGCGATAACAAAGACTTTTGACTTGGCAGAACTACGTATCAACTACTCCAgcggatcgtaa
- the LOC139947410 gene encoding uncharacterized protein, with the protein MALCWCALVIAFAVFLPFLTAAGFIDTPGNVTVHVGETAILQCSVDTNNFQKFMIMRWYKSTIHDGFYVAVGESVRAKGIGAGKYSLDTSNVGGVFSYNLTITKAEVADSGQYQCGATDRDGTRRTEPGSLTVTVQETNNKTMNCSIYPEAPTLGQTVTFSCIAPRGISPDMLTWWMDGTVQIQPEANLTNEHGISFVKTLAEADNFAEFTCLVGSSFHGTRNGMNCRVTPLAVPIRAVVTPSVLNAAIAGNATFRCRGTAIPSVQRYRWLYGSGDSTIKIAESKGRFSVVNNGDSSTFTITRLTAEDNNMMVRCVVRNVITKTFDLAELHVSTTQAEITSQQKTTPSTQLHEVSSLSTTIARNQDSTSGTTGTFSSAELNLTTNQLEITGQQTTPPASHQTVEVSTMSTTIATTFQDTTETKPISQPAMKSTQDGAIETTQNHTTAENHYNGVTTYPTEKSPSENGRRTAHRASSAVFSLLSLCALLVVGATVYMFVVYTKKRDTAVCGRRLWSKSQRLSILSNSHHDKALGDSVRLKTIKVMVNTTTPEWMFRVHDVTNEDAAQDENATTGDIPSPVVTSDDGRQDGDEMDALYAKPDRMKKNNKNHPSSPQADGSDTHLPLESPPSAVAEHPLSVETYAV; encoded by the exons ATGGCGTTGTGTTGGTGTGCTCTTGTCATCGCCTTCGCCGTGTTTTTGCCGTTTTTGACGGCAGCTGGTTTTATCGACACACCCGGCAATGTGACTGTTCATGTCGGTGAAACTGCCATTCTGCAATGCTCGGTGGATACTAACAACTTTCAAAAGTTTATGATAATGAGATGGTACAAGTCAACGATACACGACGGTTTTTATGTTGCGGTTGGCGAGTCTGTTCGGGCGAAAGGAATCGGTGCAGGAAAATACTCTCTGGACACCAGTAACGTCGGTGGTGTCTTTTCATATAACCTAACGATCACCAAAGCAGAAGTCGCTGACTCTGGCCAGTACCAATGTGGGGCTACTGACCGAGACGGGACAAGGCGCACGGAACCCGGCAGTCTCACTGTCACGGTGCAAGAAACTAACAACAAAACTATGAATTGCAGTATCTACCCCGAGGCCCCAACTCTCGGGCAGACCGTCACCTTCTCTTGCATCGCTCCAAGAGGCATCTCCCCTGACATGCTGACGTGGTGGATGGACGGTACGGTTCAGATCCAACCAGAGGCCAACCTGACCAATGAACACGGCATCTCGTTTGTCAAGACTCTTGCCGAAGCGGACAACTTTGCTGAGTTCACCTGCCTGGTTGGGTCATCATTTCACGGAACACGGAACGGCATGAACTGCAGAGTGACACCTCTTGCTGTGCCCATACGGGCCGTAGTCACCCCGAGCGTCCTGAACGCGGCCATTGCGGGCAATGCGACGTTCCGATGCCGTGGAACGGCCATCCCATCGGTGCAGAGGTATCGATGGCTGTACGGATCGGGAGATAGTACCATCAAGATAGCTGAGAGCAAGGGAAGGTTTTCTGTTGTGAATAACGGAGACTCATCTACTTTTACCATCACGAGGCTAACTGCAGAGGACAACAACATGATGGTGCGTTGCGTCGTCAGGAATGTAATAACGAAGACGTTCGACTTGGCAGAACTACACGTATCAACAACTCAAGCAGAGATCACAAGTCAACAGAAAACAACCCCTTCAACCCAACTCCATGAA GTCTCCTCACTCAGTACTACGATCGCCAGAAACCAAGACAGCACGTCGGGGACAACGGGGACTTTTAGCTCTGCAGAACTAAACTTAACAACAAATCAACTTGAGATCACGGGTCAACAGACAACACCCCCAGCATCCCACCAGACTGTTGAAGTTTCTACAATGAGCACTACAATCGCCACGACATTTCAAGACACGACTGAGACCAAGCCCATCTCGCAGCCAGCCATGAAATCCACGCAAGATGGGGCAATAGAAACCACACAAAACCACACGACTGCGGAAAATCATTATAATGGTGTAACAACTTATCCGACAGAGAAGAGCCCATCTGAAAACGGACGTAGAACCGCACACCGTGCTTCCTCTGCAGTGTTCAGCCTTCTGTCCCTCTGTGCCCTGCTCGTCGTCGGGGCGACAGTGTACATGTTCGTAGTCTACACGAAGAAGAGAGATACCGCAGTTTGTGGTAGGAGGCTCTGGAGCAAATCACAGAGGCTGTCGATTTTGAGCAATTCGCACCACGACAAGGCTTTGGGAGACTCGGTTCGGCTGAAAACAATCAAGGTGATGGTTAACACAACCACTCCAGAGTGGATGTTCCGCGTTCACGACGTGACAAACGAAGACGCAGCCCAAGACGAAAACGCCACCACCGGTGACATCCCTTCACCAGTCGTGACGTCAGACGATGGGAGACAAGATGGCGACGAGATGGACGCGTTATACGCTAAGCCAGATCGGATGAAGAAGAACAACAAGAATCACCCTAGCAGCCCCCAAGCCGACGGCTCCGACACGCATCTGCCACTGGAGAGCCCGCCCTCTGCCGTCGCCGAACACCCCCTCTCCGTTGAGACCTACGCCGTTTAG
- the LOC139947249 gene encoding uncharacterized protein produces MALCWRALVVTFAVFLPFSTAAGFIDTPGTVVVHVGETAILQCSVDLINVQGSMTMYWYKGMRSGGGVYVTIGQSVQAKGFGAERYSLDTSNVRDVFTYNLMITNAELADSGQYQCVAVDQGGTSRTDPGSLSVVQEASNEPLRCSIYPEAPTLGQTVTFSCIAPRGISPDMLTWWMDGTVQIQPEAHLANEHGISFVKTLAEADNFAEFTCLVGSSFSTTRNGMNCSVTPLAVPIRAEVTPSVLNAVIAGKATFRCRGTAIPSVQRYRWLYGSGDSTIKIAESKGRFSVVNNGDSSTFTITRLTAEDNSMMVRCVVMNAITKTFGLAELHVSSTQAEITNQQTTTPTAQPDEVSSLSTTIARNQDTTSGITPGVTYQVSTKAEVADTTGTHATTEHGTGVVINVHGCVENCGEKLSPQQNPSDNSAESGNGAVAAVISLLAICALVIVAIVYLVYKKKGGPKGGRVLKRKLQKNKAIERLRSLRLSTVSTSNQDLVTRDSVRLKTIEVIVNPPPPVWKFRVHDVRIEGAARDENATSGDNPTPVVTSDDVKQDGDELDALYAKPDQTKKKRKKHHGRPHADGIDAHLPVESPPSAVGAHYLSVDTDDADYDGFSDASTWDMSSVDSGCEETDEIHEDRDVTYAELDLATGGEVGKTCPPQTETVDYADITISDETIRQ; encoded by the coding sequence ATGGCGTTGTGTTGGCGTGCTCTTGTCGTTACCTTCGCCGTGTTTTTGCCCTTCTCGACGGCGGCTGGTTTTATCGACACACCCGGCACCGTGGTCGTTCATGTCGGTGAAACTGCCATTCTACAATGCTCGGTGGATCTTATCAACGTCCAAGGATCCATGACAATGTATTGGTACAAGGGTATGAGAAGTGGTGGTGGGGTCTATGTTACGATTGGCCAGTCCGTTCAGGCGAAAGGATTCGGTGCAGAAAGATACTCTCTGGACACCAGTAACGTCCGTGATGTCTTCACGTATAACTTAATGATCACCAACGCGGAACTCGCTGATTCTGGCCAGTACCAGTGTGTGGCTGTCGACCAAGGCGGGACGAGTCGCACGGACCCAGGCAGCCTTAGTGTAGTGCAGGAGGCCAGTAACGAACCGCTGCGTTGCAGTATCTACCCCGAGGCCCCAACTCTCGGGCAGACCGTCACCTTCTCTTGCATCGCTCCAAGAGGCATCTCCCCTGACATGCTGACGTGGTGGATGGACGGTACGGTTCAGATCCAACCAGAGGCCCACCTGGCCAATGAACACGGTATCTCGTTTGTCAAGACTCTTGCCGAAGCGGACAACTTTGCTGAGTTCACCTGCCTAGTTGGGTCATCATTTTCAACAACACGGAACGGCATGAACTGCAGCGTGACACCTCTTGCTGTTCCCATACGGGCCGAAGTCACCCCGAGCGTCCTGAACGCTGTCATTGCGGGCAAAGCGACGTTCCGATGCCGTGGAACGGCCATCCCATCGGTGCAGAGGTATCGATGGCTGTACGGATCAGGAGATAGTACCATCAAGATAGCTGAGAGTAAGGGAAGGTTCTCTGTTGTGAATAATGGAGACTCATCTACTTTTACCATCACGAGGCTAACTGCAGAGGACAACAGCATGATGGTGCGTTGCGTCGTCATGAATGCAATTACCAAGACGTTCGGCTTGGCAGAACTACACGTATCATCAACTCAAGCGGAGATCACAAATCAACAGACAACAACCCCAACAGCCCAGCCTGATGAAGTCTCTTCACTCAGTACTACGATCGCCAGAAACCAAGACACTACATCAGGGATTACGCCTGGAGTAACATATCAGGTATCCACCAAAGCTGAGGTAGCAGATACCACAGGAACTCACGCGACCACGGAACATGGTACCGGTGTTGTTATTAACGTGCACGGGTGCGTGGAGAACTGCGGCGAAAAACTTTCCCCACAGCAGAACCCATCGGACAACAGCGCTGAATCTGGGAACGGTGCGGTCGCTGCAGTGATCAGCCTCTTGGCAATCTGTGCCCTGGTCATCGTGGCGATCGTCTACTTAGTCTACAAGAAGAAAGGGGGCCCCAAAGGTGGCCGGGTGCTCAAGAGAAAATTGCAGAAGAACAAAGCCATCGAGCGTTTGAGATCGTTGAGGCTGTCGACTGTGAGCACTTCAAATCAAGACTTGGTGACGCGTGACTCGGTTCGGCTGAAAACCATCGAGGTGATTGTTAACCCACCGCCTCCCGTGTGGAAGTTCCGAGTTCACGACGTGAGGATCGAAGGAGCAGCCCGAGACGAAAACGCCACCTCCGGTGACAACCCTACACCAGTTGTGACCTCAGATGACGTGAAACAAGATGGCGACGAGCTGGACGCACTGTACGCGAAGCCAGATCAGACGAAGAAAAAGAGGAAGAAACACCATGGTAGACCACACGCTGACGGCATCGACGCGCATCTGCCTGTGGAGAGCCCGCCCTCTGCCGTCGGTGCCCACTATCTCTCCGTGGATACCGACGATGCCGACTATGATGGATTCTCGGATGCTTCCACGTGGGATATGAGCAGCGTGGACTCGGGCTGTGAAGAGACGGACGAAATACACGAGGACAGAGATGTTACATACGCGGAACTAGACCTAGCTACGGGCGGCGAAGTGGGCAAAACATGTCCACCGCAAACTGAAACGGTCGATTATGCAGACATCACAATATCTGACGAGACTATACGTCAATAG